One Desulfobulbus oligotrophicus DNA segment encodes these proteins:
- a CDS encoding outer membrane beta-barrel protein, which translates to MYTQKRMHLLGLICAFFIFSSPALAIDLYGFASYWDKGDIDGKAGFGIGLGVPVFSDYIRLDSRIHFVKDSTFDGNDELTLIPFDVGLQAHLMPGMSIDPYALAGVSFVYADADKSDVDSSFGGYLGGGVEWTPFHIASFFGEAVYRFHELSGSRGSHIDLSGMTWNIGVRFSF; encoded by the coding sequence ATGTATACACAAAAACGAATGCACTTGCTTGGACTGATATGCGCATTTTTTATCTTCAGCTCGCCTGCACTGGCGATCGATCTTTACGGTTTTGCCAGTTATTGGGACAAAGGTGATATTGACGGTAAGGCCGGCTTTGGAATTGGTCTGGGAGTGCCTGTTTTTAGCGACTATATACGACTCGACAGTCGCATCCACTTCGTCAAAGACAGCACATTTGACGGCAACGATGAGCTTACCTTGATTCCGTTTGACGTCGGCCTGCAGGCGCATCTAATGCCCGGAATGAGCATAGATCCCTATGCCCTCGCCGGTGTATCTTTTGTGTATGCTGATGCTGATAAAAGTGATGTGGACTCCAGCTTTGGTGGATATCTCGGCGGGGGAGTAGAGTGGACCCCCTTTCATATTGCTTCATTTTTTGGAGAGGCTGTGTATCGGTTTCATGAGTTAAGCGGGAGCCGGGGTTCTCATATCGATCTCAGTGGCATGACATGGAATATCGGTGTACGATTTTCCTTCTGA
- the selA gene encoding L-seryl-tRNA(Sec) selenium transferase: protein MSTSKNTLLRELPNVHESLQFLSASEQLADIPLKRLKFCTRFYLDRLRQTLLTGKGAIGTPSTKKQILDELTVFIRRYHQPHFKQVINGTGIIIHTNLGRSLLPVSVLDTLVSLNKGYCNLELDLETGKRGSRYQHVESILCELTGAEASLVVNNNAAAVFLVLNTLAKDKEVIVSRGQLVEIGGSFRIPDIMDRSGAKLIEVGTTNRTHYHDYQQAITSETGLLLRVHCSNYRIIGFTSDVSAKELAQLGTTHGISVMEDLGSGCFVDLSQYGLTKEPLVQEVVASGIDIVTFSGDKLLGGPQAGIIVGKKTLIDRIKKNPLNRMLRIDKFTLAALESILRLYLDETHALKEIPTLAMITAPEEAVRSRAVHFIETYVTQMQDHCQLDLLPTFSQVGGGAVPEQNLPSWAVAVRPIKLRTSQLEQRLRQTTVPVLARIEAEQLLIDMRTVADEEMPALAAGLHSALVLDSQ, encoded by the coding sequence ATGTCCACATCTAAAAATACTCTTCTCAGAGAACTCCCGAATGTTCATGAAAGCCTTCAGTTTCTCTCCGCCTCTGAACAGCTGGCCGATATCCCCTTAAAGCGTTTAAAATTCTGTACGCGTTTCTACCTCGACAGGTTGCGCCAGACATTACTGACAGGCAAAGGGGCAATTGGAACACCTTCTACCAAAAAACAGATTCTTGACGAATTAACTGTCTTTATCCGGCGTTATCATCAACCGCATTTCAAACAGGTGATTAATGGTACTGGCATTATCATCCACACCAACCTGGGCAGATCTCTTTTGCCGGTATCGGTTTTGGACACCTTGGTTTCATTAAACAAGGGGTACTGCAACCTTGAGCTCGACCTCGAAACCGGGAAACGAGGGTCCCGTTATCAACACGTAGAATCCATACTATGCGAACTAACCGGTGCCGAGGCAAGCCTGGTGGTTAACAATAACGCTGCCGCTGTCTTTCTGGTTCTCAATACGCTTGCAAAAGACAAAGAAGTGATTGTTTCCAGAGGTCAACTCGTCGAAATTGGTGGATCTTTTCGCATACCCGACATTATGGATCGCAGTGGAGCCAAGCTTATTGAGGTTGGCACGACCAATCGGACACATTATCACGACTACCAGCAGGCAATAACATCTGAAACAGGGCTACTTCTTCGAGTGCACTGCAGCAATTACCGTATAATCGGTTTTACCAGTGATGTTTCAGCAAAAGAGTTGGCGCAACTCGGAACAACTCATGGTATTTCTGTCATGGAAGATCTGGGATCAGGATGTTTCGTTGATCTCAGTCAATATGGGCTGACCAAAGAACCTCTTGTCCAGGAGGTTGTGGCGAGCGGTATTGATATTGTTACTTTCAGTGGCGATAAATTACTCGGTGGTCCACAGGCAGGCATCATTGTTGGAAAAAAGACGCTGATTGATCGAATTAAAAAAAACCCTCTGAACAGGATGTTGCGCATTGATAAGTTCACGCTGGCTGCCCTGGAATCTATTTTGCGCCTATACCTTGATGAAACCCATGCACTGAAGGAAATTCCGACATTAGCAATGATTACGGCGCCGGAAGAAGCAGTACGGTCACGAGCAGTACACTTTATTGAAACGTACGTCACCCAGATGCAGGATCATTGTCAACTGGACCTGCTGCCGACCTTTTCTCAGGTCGGCGGGGGGGCCGTGCCGGAACAAAATCTACCGAGTTGGGCTGTAGCTGTACGCCCCATAAAACTGCGGACCAGCCAACTTGAGCAAAGATTACGGCAAACAACAGTACCTGTTTTAGCACGGATAGAGGCAGAGCAGCTACTGATCGACATGAGAACAGTTGCAGATGAGGAAATGCCTGCTCTTGCAGCCGGTCTTCACTCCGCACTGGTCTTGGACTCTCAATAA
- a CDS encoding tetratricopeptide repeat protein produces the protein MLSLFDFYTLHQFIADEAQRSLSLPATVYFARLDADGSLHALQLHSTDQDEVPFSELPHQVLKPHLSEDKIIIPLTLPSEEHIALVITDVDPELLKKMSPQWLQKTGEDLLSILELSCLQYKDTNLDLYNSHAAKAFIQCTKFEEPVFFLLINTVFYRRSAIGNLQKLRETADLLQVLTKSPCFTFGYGVFGVALALENREQALRQTRYLQQQLKREGLHKVQVSFAKLGSDHSKYENSLFEKIWQALTVAEQRGPFGFCDVEILQNRPDHPFKLDNPTLSARLAQRWRALSAFSLVLISRQAGTEEPFTGPAEANSIALPQHLGEYIGEDDNLTFVLIPGSDPEEVRLQVDAIRDRYQELYNNGLSLTIGVASWPCLDFTKHDVPGNCLKALLHSSYLGAGTTVFFDHISLNISGDVFFDEGDYRTAIREYRRGLRLHPNDINLMNSLGVALIECGQKRRAAECFQNVLQKDPANHMALINFGHVQQTLGRKDLALQSFELAYQGLETTSFAPQDLLIPLGKLYAECGAHKKAQAVLEQWQACPGSENEYLLYRLLGQSYFENGRHEDAKSACQKALQLFPHDSVSLSTLGLLYVESGEGDSLGLDLCQKALELDNQNPDHWYRLARALLCLMNETEALSAVKRCLQLQRYHMEGRLLLSRIYLHMKKSRLAEQAAVKVLEAATATVSQKHRAQQIITESA, from the coding sequence ATGTTATCTCTTTTTGATTTTTATACTTTACACCAGTTCATTGCAGATGAAGCACAACGCTCCCTGTCTTTGCCGGCAACCGTCTATTTTGCCCGTCTTGATGCTGATGGATCCCTGCATGCCTTACAGTTGCATTCAACAGATCAAGATGAAGTACCGTTTTCCGAATTACCCCACCAAGTCCTCAAGCCTCACCTGTCAGAAGACAAAATCATTATCCCTTTAACATTACCGTCTGAAGAACATATTGCATTGGTTATTACCGATGTTGATCCGGAATTGCTCAAGAAGATGTCTCCTCAATGGCTTCAAAAAACAGGAGAAGACCTGCTTTCCATATTGGAACTCTCCTGCTTACAGTACAAAGATACCAACCTTGATCTCTATAACAGCCATGCAGCAAAAGCATTTATACAGTGCACGAAGTTCGAAGAACCTGTTTTTTTTCTTTTAATCAACACTGTTTTTTACAGACGATCTGCAATCGGTAATTTGCAAAAATTGCGTGAAACAGCCGACCTTTTGCAAGTTTTAACTAAAAGTCCCTGCTTTACTTTTGGTTATGGAGTTTTTGGGGTAGCACTGGCGCTCGAAAATCGGGAACAGGCTCTCCGACAGACCCGTTATCTGCAACAGCAACTGAAAAGAGAAGGTCTGCACAAGGTTCAGGTGAGCTTTGCCAAGCTTGGCTCGGATCATAGCAAATATGAAAACAGCCTGTTTGAAAAAATCTGGCAGGCTCTGACTGTCGCCGAACAACGAGGCCCCTTTGGATTCTGTGACGTGGAGATCCTGCAGAACCGACCGGATCATCCATTTAAACTTGATAACCCAACCCTGTCAGCACGCCTTGCCCAGCGTTGGCGCGCGCTCTCTGCGTTCTCTTTAGTGCTGATCTCCCGTCAGGCCGGCACCGAAGAACCGTTTACCGGCCCGGCTGAGGCAAATTCCATAGCCCTGCCCCAACACCTGGGTGAGTATATCGGCGAAGATGACAACCTTACCTTTGTGCTTATCCCCGGTAGCGATCCTGAAGAAGTGCGGCTGCAGGTGGATGCCATCCGGGACAGATATCAAGAACTTTATAACAACGGATTATCGCTGACCATAGGAGTTGCCTCATGGCCCTGTTTAGATTTTACCAAGCATGATGTACCGGGTAACTGTCTCAAAGCTCTTCTGCACAGTTCGTATTTAGGTGCCGGAACCACTGTATTCTTCGACCACATCAGTCTCAATATCAGTGGCGATGTTTTTTTTGATGAGGGGGATTATCGGACGGCTATCCGCGAGTACCGCCGTGGCCTCCGCCTGCACCCGAATGATATAAACCTGATGAACAGTCTGGGGGTCGCCCTCATCGAGTGCGGACAAAAACGGCGGGCAGCGGAATGTTTTCAAAATGTACTGCAAAAAGATCCGGCTAACCATATGGCGCTGATCAACTTCGGACATGTACAGCAGACTTTAGGAAGAAAAGATCTGGCACTGCAGAGCTTCGAGCTGGCCTATCAAGGCTTGGAAACAACGAGTTTTGCTCCGCAAGATCTATTGATCCCGCTTGGCAAACTGTACGCTGAATGCGGTGCACACAAGAAAGCTCAAGCCGTGCTTGAGCAATGGCAAGCCTGCCCGGGCAGTGAAAACGAATACCTCCTCTACCGATTATTAGGCCAGTCTTATTTTGAGAACGGTCGTCATGAAGACGCGAAGTCGGCCTGCCAGAAAGCACTGCAGCTCTTTCCGCATGACAGTGTCTCCTTAAGTACACTGGGGTTACTGTATGTTGAGTCAGGTGAAGGTGACAGTCTTGGATTGGATCTTTGTCAAAAAGCACTGGAACTTGACAATCAGAACCCGGATCACTGGTATCGACTGGCGCGGGCACTGCTTTGTCTTATGAACGAAACCGAGGCCTTGTCAGCGGTTAAGCGATGTCTGCAACTCCAACGATACCACATGGAAGGCCGGCTCCTTCTCAGTCGGATTTACCTGCACATGAAAAAAAGCAGGCTGGCTGAACAGGCAGCAGTAAAAGTTTTGGAGGCAGCGACCGCTACAGTATCCCAAAAACATCGGGCGCAGCAAATAATTACTGAATCGGCTTAA
- a CDS encoding type IV pilus twitching motility protein PilT gives MAQIDAFFKLMNDEGASDLHLMAGQQPVLRIRGDMERVKFKILDNDTLKSMLYEICPEDKIKIFEENGDLDFGYEIPGLARYRCNFFQQKYGIGAVFREIPSDILTCEQLGLPKVVSRLAALPKGLVLVTGPTGSGKSTTLAAILDECNKTRKDHILTIEDPIEFVHKSQNCIINHREIGTHTKSFSTALRGALREDPDIILVGEMRDLETISLAMEASMTGHLVFGTLHTMNAMKTVDRVVEIFPANQQGQVRSTLADALRAVVSQTLFKRADIKGRVAALEILICTAAVRNLIREGKTYQIPSIMQTGKKFGMQTLDDAIFELLEKKKISPEDAYTNSYEKARFLKYLRHQPSDFTEI, from the coding sequence ATGGCGCAAATAGATGCTTTTTTTAAGTTGATGAATGATGAAGGAGCCTCTGATCTTCACTTGATGGCCGGCCAACAACCTGTTCTGCGTATTCGCGGTGACATGGAACGGGTAAAATTCAAAATTCTCGACAACGATACCCTGAAAAGTATGTTGTATGAGATCTGCCCGGAAGATAAGATCAAGATCTTCGAAGAAAATGGTGATCTGGATTTCGGTTACGAGATTCCGGGACTGGCTCGCTATCGCTGCAACTTTTTCCAGCAAAAGTATGGTATCGGAGCTGTTTTTCGTGAAATCCCCAGCGACATTCTCACCTGTGAACAGTTAGGGCTCCCCAAGGTTGTTTCCAGACTGGCCGCTCTCCCAAAAGGTCTGGTGCTGGTTACCGGTCCCACCGGATCAGGTAAATCCACAACGCTTGCCGCCATTCTCGACGAATGCAACAAAACAAGAAAAGACCATATTCTTACCATCGAAGATCCTATCGAGTTCGTTCATAAGAGTCAAAACTGTATCATCAACCACCGCGAAATAGGGACACATACCAAGAGTTTTTCTACAGCGTTACGAGGAGCGCTCCGTGAAGATCCGGATATTATTTTAGTTGGCGAAATGCGCGACTTAGAGACGATTTCGCTGGCCATGGAGGCATCGATGACAGGCCACCTTGTTTTCGGCACTCTCCATACAATGAATGCGATGAAAACAGTGGACCGTGTGGTGGAGATTTTTCCAGCCAATCAGCAGGGTCAGGTCCGTTCAACATTGGCCGATGCGTTACGGGCCGTTGTTTCTCAGACACTGTTCAAGCGGGCCGATATCAAAGGACGCGTTGCAGCACTTGAAATTTTAATTTGTACAGCTGCCGTGCGTAACCTCATTCGTGAGGGAAAAACCTATCAGATTCCTTCAATCATGCAAACCGGCAAGAAATTCGGCATGCAGACTCTAGATGACGCTATTTTTGAGCTTTTGGAAAAGAAGAAGATCAGTCCTGAAGATGCGTATACCAACAGTTATGAAAAAGCACGCTTTTTGAAATATCTCCGCCACCAGCCCTCGGATTTCACCGAAATCTAA
- a CDS encoding PilZ domain-containing protein produces MFVFGSKCPSCRGTDVTARPAASGFAWLPVIRSYGCTRCRQQFFTFFFVSISREHRRFPRKHLPAFFLARISGKDQQYARIKNISEDGISFDQHYNAPPLGSNELTVDLYNCNDGSSLEQLPTEILAITEYLLDTNGIKTTVLNYSCRFTNLTQAQKKVLRSCLNQFGT; encoded by the coding sequence ATGTTTGTTTTCGGTTCTAAATGCCCGTCCTGTCGCGGCACAGATGTAACCGCCCGTCCCGCAGCCTCCGGATTTGCCTGGTTGCCGGTTATCCGGAGCTATGGATGTACACGTTGCCGGCAGCAGTTTTTCACTTTTTTCTTCGTATCAATCAGCAGGGAGCATCGCCGCTTTCCCCGCAAACATCTGCCGGCATTTTTTCTGGCGCGCATCTCCGGAAAAGATCAACAGTATGCCCGTATCAAAAATATCAGCGAAGATGGTATTTCCTTTGACCAGCACTACAATGCCCCTCCCCTCGGATCGAATGAATTAACTGTCGATCTTTACAACTGCAATGACGGGTCCTCATTGGAACAGCTGCCCACTGAAATACTGGCGATAACAGAGTATCTTCTTGACACAAACGGCATCAAAACCACGGTTCTGAATTACAGCTGCCGGTTTACCAACCTGACGCAGGCGCAGAAAAAGGTTCTCCGTTCCTGCCTCAATCAATTCGGCACGTGA
- the pheA gene encoding prephenate dehydratase, with the protein MTEKQDIPQIRERIDQIDDTILELLKERLDCAKAIGLLKNESNRAKWDPQRELEIYERLRKNNNDIFPYKALRSIFHEIITTCRLSQRKATVGYLGPEATFSHLAGVRYFGQTAEYQPMESIGEVFEEVEKERVQYGIVPVENSIEGAVTYSLDAFLKYKVKICGEIQLAITHNLVNRSGNIEDIQTVASHSQPLAQCRNWLRKHLPKIPTLDVFSTGTAAQMAANNPNVGAIASSLAINTYNLQVVIPGIEDYQGNTTRFLVIGRKSPKKSGYDKTSILIGLINRPGALNEILTILSAKNIDLAKIESRPTKDKQWSYMFFLDMLGHIEDPVIYEACNILRQICAYFELLGSYPRADDINLNGDID; encoded by the coding sequence ATGACCGAGAAACAAGATATACCGCAAATACGAGAACGTATTGACCAGATTGATGACACCATTCTGGAGCTTTTAAAAGAACGCCTTGATTGCGCCAAAGCCATCGGCCTGTTGAAGAATGAGTCTAATCGGGCGAAGTGGGATCCACAGCGTGAACTGGAAATTTATGAACGGCTGCGTAAAAACAACAACGATATCTTTCCATACAAGGCATTACGCTCGATTTTTCATGAGATTATTACCACCTGTCGGCTATCGCAACGTAAAGCAACGGTCGGCTACTTAGGTCCGGAAGCTACTTTCTCACACCTGGCAGGTGTCAGATATTTTGGCCAAACGGCCGAATATCAGCCTATGGAATCAATTGGCGAAGTCTTTGAAGAGGTGGAAAAAGAACGTGTTCAATATGGCATAGTACCGGTCGAAAACTCCATTGAGGGTGCGGTTACCTACTCTCTGGACGCTTTTCTCAAATACAAGGTCAAAATCTGTGGGGAAATCCAGTTGGCCATCACCCATAATCTGGTCAATCGGTCGGGAAATATCGAAGATATTCAGACCGTTGCCTCCCACTCTCAGCCATTGGCACAGTGTCGCAACTGGCTGCGCAAGCATCTACCCAAGATTCCCACACTGGATGTATTCTCCACCGGGACCGCTGCTCAGATGGCTGCCAACAATCCCAATGTCGGGGCTATTGCCAGCTCATTGGCTATCAATACGTACAATTTGCAGGTAGTTATTCCCGGTATTGAAGACTACCAGGGGAACACCACCCGGTTTCTGGTAATCGGCCGCAAATCACCGAAAAAAAGCGGTTACGACAAAACATCGATCCTCATCGGCTTGATCAATCGTCCTGGAGCTCTCAATGAGATTCTGACTATTCTCTCGGCCAAAAACATTGACCTCGCCAAAATCGAATCTCGACCGACGAAGGACAAACAGTGGAGTTACATGTTCTTTCTTGATATGCTCGGTCATATTGAGGATCCGGTGATTTACGAAGCCTGCAATATTCTCCGACAAATCTGTGCCTACTTCGAACTGCTCGGATCCTATCCTCGTGCCGACGATATCAACCTGAACGGTGATATTGACTGA
- a CDS encoding ABC-F family ATP-binding cassette domain-containing protein: MCALLSCQRLAKAFGAQTLFTDVTLVVNPGDRTGLIGPNGSGKSTLLRILCGLEQADSGVVYTQKLLRIGYLPQDDTFDEAATCFENLYHTVQTTGLDEEAEQHNRINALLSRAQFTDPNIPVRQLSGGWRKRLAICRVLLQRPEVLLMDEPTNHLDIEGILWLEKLLNTALPESPTAFLMISHDRRFLENTVNRVIELAPIYPEGSFQVRGTYTDFLNKKASYLQQRQNLEERLANRLRRETEWLRRGPKARTTKSRFRTEEAERLQEELTEVRHQNRATGQVDLAFDATARKTKKLLTATGLTKTFNRTTLFSNLDISLSPGMRLGLLGRNGSGKSTLMSILAASVRQSGLKADKGTIITADGLRIVSFDQRRAQLEPEITLRHALAPEGDSVVYQEQSLHVVTWAKRFLFRADQLETPVYRLSGGEQARILIARLMLQPADILLLDEPTNDLDIPSIDVLEESLCEFPGAVVLVTHDRFLLDRVCTLVLGFDGSGNAEYFADYEQWLAALSAQPDKDQPDTSATPRKKVAPRSKPGKLSYMDQREYDQMEELILAAEVRLDQVETLMASPEIVANPSELQKHWQEQQELQDKIDRLYDRWNELDARKQG, translated from the coding sequence ATGTGTGCATTGCTCAGCTGCCAGAGACTGGCTAAAGCCTTTGGTGCTCAAACGCTGTTTACCGACGTCACTTTAGTTGTCAATCCCGGTGACCGAACCGGCCTGATAGGTCCCAACGGCTCCGGCAAATCAACTCTGCTCAGAATTCTCTGTGGCCTGGAGCAGGCTGACAGTGGTGTAGTGTATACGCAGAAACTGTTGCGAATCGGCTACTTACCACAGGACGACACCTTTGACGAAGCTGCAACCTGCTTTGAAAACTTGTACCACACAGTACAGACAACAGGCCTTGATGAGGAGGCTGAACAGCATAACCGAATTAACGCTCTTCTCAGCCGGGCCCAGTTCACTGATCCAAACATACCGGTCCGTCAACTGTCCGGAGGATGGCGCAAACGCCTGGCCATCTGTCGGGTACTGCTGCAGCGTCCCGAAGTCCTGCTCATGGATGAACCGACTAACCATCTCGACATTGAAGGGATACTCTGGCTTGAAAAACTGCTGAACACGGCCCTTCCCGAAAGCCCCACCGCCTTTCTCATGATCAGCCACGATCGGCGTTTTCTTGAAAACACGGTCAATCGTGTGATCGAACTTGCACCGATTTATCCGGAAGGATCCTTTCAGGTGCGTGGAACATATACCGATTTTCTTAACAAAAAAGCCAGCTATCTCCAGCAACGACAAAATCTGGAAGAGCGATTGGCCAACCGGTTACGACGAGAGACCGAATGGTTGCGCCGCGGGCCTAAAGCACGAACGACCAAGTCCCGTTTTCGAACTGAAGAGGCTGAGCGGCTGCAGGAAGAATTAACCGAAGTTCGGCATCAAAACAGAGCAACCGGCCAGGTAGACCTAGCCTTTGATGCCACTGCCCGGAAAACCAAGAAACTGCTCACCGCAACCGGATTAACCAAAACGTTTAACCGAACCACCCTCTTCTCCAATCTCGACATCTCCCTCTCGCCGGGCATGCGCCTTGGACTCCTCGGACGTAACGGCAGCGGCAAATCAACCCTGATGAGCATCCTGGCCGCATCCGTCCGTCAGAGCGGCCTCAAGGCAGACAAGGGCACCATCATCACTGCAGATGGGCTTCGCATCGTCAGTTTCGACCAGCGCCGCGCGCAACTTGAACCGGAGATCACTTTGCGGCATGCTCTGGCTCCGGAAGGTGACAGTGTTGTCTACCAGGAACAGTCGCTCCATGTGGTTACCTGGGCAAAACGATTTCTGTTTCGTGCCGATCAACTGGAAACACCTGTCTATCGGCTTTCCGGCGGTGAGCAGGCCAGAATTCTCATTGCCAGGCTCATGTTGCAGCCGGCGGACATTCTCCTGCTGGATGAACCAACCAACGATCTTGATATCCCCTCCATTGACGTGCTTGAAGAGAGCCTGTGTGAATTTCCCGGTGCTGTGGTACTCGTTACTCACGATCGTTTCCTCCTTGATCGTGTCTGTACCCTGGTGCTTGGTTTTGATGGATCAGGCAATGCCGAATACTTTGCCGACTATGAACAGTGGCTTGCAGCACTTTCTGCGCAGCCCGACAAAGATCAACCTGACACATCTGCTACCCCTCGTAAAAAAGTAGCTCCCAGGTCCAAACCCGGTAAACTCTCGTACATGGACCAGAGGGAATATGACCAGATGGAAGAGTTGATTCTTGCCGCTGAAGTCCGATTGGACCAGGTAGAGACATTGATGGCTTCACCCGAAATAGTGGCCAACCCTTCTGAGTTACAAAAACACTGGCAGGAACAACAGGAGCTGCAGGATAAGATTGACCGGCTGTACGATCGGTGGAATGAACTTGACGCGCGTAAACAGGGGTAA
- a CDS encoding ABC transporter substrate-binding protein, whose product MIRICFLLLSIVLFTTNQASAADKLLNGIDANFPPFAFIDKTGQPSGFDVEAMNWIAEDMGVEVSHQPIEWDGIITSLLTKKIDIIASGMSITAQRAKQVNFTLPYWIIKNVFVVKKDSPLTVDTLLKGKKVIGVQQGTSEAKWLKEQITAQHFNYELKYYNSSPLAVEDLLNGRIDAAAMNDAPAMDAAGKKAVQVLGSIGMPQEDFGYAVRKEDGELLDRVNTSLKKLMASPHWEVLKNKYELNK is encoded by the coding sequence ATGATCAGAATATGCTTCCTCCTTTTAAGTATCGTGCTGTTCACAACCAACCAAGCCTCTGCTGCAGACAAACTCCTAAACGGTATTGACGCTAACTTCCCGCCCTTTGCCTTTATCGACAAAACCGGACAACCAAGCGGATTTGATGTCGAGGCCATGAACTGGATCGCTGAAGATATGGGAGTCGAAGTCAGTCATCAACCCATTGAATGGGACGGAATCATCACCAGTCTGCTGACCAAAAAAATCGACATCATTGCCAGTGGTATGAGCATCACTGCACAACGGGCCAAACAGGTCAACTTTACCCTGCCGTACTGGATTATAAAAAATGTGTTTGTGGTCAAAAAAGATTCACCGCTGACTGTAGACACCCTGCTTAAAGGCAAGAAAGTTATCGGGGTGCAACAGGGGACTTCTGAGGCAAAGTGGCTCAAAGAGCAGATCACTGCACAGCATTTCAACTATGAGCTCAAATACTACAACTCCTCGCCACTGGCTGTTGAAGATCTCCTGAACGGTCGAATCGACGCTGCAGCCATGAACGATGCTCCAGCTATGGACGCTGCCGGTAAAAAAGCCGTGCAGGTTCTGGGATCCATCGGCATGCCGCAGGAAGATTTTGGTTATGCGGTTCGTAAAGAGGACGGCGAGCTTCTGGATCGAGTGAATACCAGTTTGAAAAAACTGATGGCCTCACCGCATTGGGAGGTATTGAAAAACAAGTATGAACTCAACAAATAA
- a CDS encoding amino acid ABC transporter permease has protein sequence MPSSISTVIDALPYLMSGFFNTAAIVLAAMFFGLLLGVNIAVGLVYGNRILRFFLGLYVWFFRGVPVLVLLFLFYFGLFPYLNLPFNALVSVSLVLGMTTGAYQANIFKGAILALPHGQFNAASALGMSHFQTIRTIILPQALRLSVPAWSNEYSIILKDSALAFVIGAPEIMARTQFVASRTYQHLPLYIVAGLLYFLLTWLGVAALRYFEQRVQIPGYSHHGLQ, from the coding sequence ATGCCAAGCAGTATCAGCACTGTCATTGATGCTCTGCCCTACCTCATGTCGGGATTTTTCAACACAGCGGCTATCGTGCTGGCAGCCATGTTTTTTGGTCTGTTACTTGGTGTGAACATAGCAGTCGGCCTGGTTTACGGTAATCGGATTTTACGCTTCTTTCTTGGACTGTATGTCTGGTTTTTCAGGGGAGTACCCGTGCTGGTTCTCCTCTTTCTCTTTTACTTCGGCCTGTTCCCCTATCTCAACCTTCCCTTTAACGCCCTGGTCTCCGTATCACTGGTCTTGGGTATGACCACCGGGGCCTATCAGGCGAACATCTTCAAAGGAGCGATTCTTGCCCTCCCACACGGGCAGTTCAACGCTGCCAGCGCACTGGGAATGAGTCATTTTCAAACTATTCGCACCATCATCCTGCCGCAGGCATTACGTCTCTCGGTCCCTGCATGGTCGAACGAATACTCAATTATCCTTAAAGACTCCGCCCTGGCATTTGTCATTGGAGCTCCAGAGATCATGGCCCGTACTCAGTTTGTTGCCTCACGGACCTACCAGCACCTGCCACTTTATATCGTCGCCGGTCTCCTCTACTTTCTTCTGACCTGGCTCGGGGTCGCCGCGCTCCGTTACTTTGAACAACGGGTGCAGATTCCCGGGTACAGTCACCATGGTTTACAATGA